The Salvia miltiorrhiza cultivar Shanhuang (shh) chromosome 1, IMPLAD_Smil_shh, whole genome shotgun sequence genome has a window encoding:
- the LOC131026036 gene encoding probable sodium/metabolite cotransporter BASS5, chloroplastic isoform X2, whose translation MLQIIYRRNCLLSTNRNRLRYYAPALGFLMFAVGVNSSEKDFLEAFRRPAAISAGYIGQFVIKPLFGYLFGTISMTIFGLPMPLAVGIMLTSCVSGAQLSNYATFLTDPEMAPLSIVMTSLSTASAVFVTPFLSLLLIGTKLPVDVKGMVSNILQIVVTPIATGLLLNRFFPRICTAIRPILPPLSVFVTALCVGAPLAINVKSVMSPSGISVLLLVIAFHLSAFLAGYWLTGLAFCDLPDVKALQRTLSYETGMQSSLLGLALANKFFQDPLVSIPPAISTVIMSLMGFSLVMLWARRKEPAAQ comes from the exons GTATTATGCTCCAGCATTAGGCTTTCTGATGTTTGCTGTCGGAGTTAATTCAAGCGAGAAAGATTTTCTTGAAGCATTTAGGAGACCAGCAGCCATTTCTGCTGGTTACATTGGACAGTTTGTCATCAAGCCCCTTTTTGGATATCTTTTTGGTACGATTTCAATGACGATCTTCGGTCTCCCAATGCCCCTGG CTGTTGGGATCATGCTAACTTCTTGTGTTAGTGGGGCGCAGCTCTCGAACTATGCCACATTTTTAACAGATCCAGAAATGGCCCCCCTTAGCATCGTCATGACATCTCTGTCCACTGCTTCAGCAGTCTTTGTCACCCCCTTCTTGTCGTTACTACTTATCGGGACCAAGCTGCCCGTTGATGTGAAAGGAATGGTTTCCAATATCCTGCAGATTGTTGTCACTCCTATCGCCACTGGGTTGCTCCTGAATAG ATTCTTTCCTAGAATTTGTACTGCAATTCGTCCGATTCTGCCTCCGCTCTCAGTATTTGTGACGGCTCTCTGTGTTGGAGCGCCACTTGCTATCAACGTCAAGTCAGTGATGTCCCCTTCTGGGATTTCAGTGTTGCTGCTGGTGATTGCATTTCATTTGTCGGCATTCCTTGCTGGATACTGGCTCACCGGTCTAGCTTTTTGTGATTTGCCTGATGTAAAAGCTCTGCAAAGAACACTATCATACGAGACag GCATGCAGAGCAGTCTTTTAGGCCTTGCGCTTGCCAATAAGTTTTTCCAAGACCCTCTCGTCAGCATTCCACCTGCTATTTCT ACTGTGATAATGTCATTGATGGGATTCTCCCTTGTGATGCTGTGGGCTCGAAGGAAAGAACCTGCTGCCCAATGA
- the LOC131026036 gene encoding probable sodium/metabolite cotransporter BASS5, chloroplastic isoform X3: MFAVGVNSSEKDFLEAFRRPAAISAGYIGQFVIKPLFGYLFGTISMTIFGLPMPLAVGIMLTSCVSGAQLSNYATFLTDPEMAPLSIVMTSLSTASAVFVTPFLSLLLIGTKLPVDVKGMVSNILQIVVTPIATGLLLNRFFPRICTAIRPILPPLSVFVTALCVGAPLAINVKSVMSPSGISVLLLVIAFHLSAFLAGYWLTGLAFCDLPDVKALQRTLSYETGMQSSLLGLALANKFFQDPLVSIPPAISTVIMSLMGFSLVMLWARRKEPAAQ; this comes from the exons ATGTTTGCTGTCGGAGTTAATTCAAGCGAGAAAGATTTTCTTGAAGCATTTAGGAGACCAGCAGCCATTTCTGCTGGTTACATTGGACAGTTTGTCATCAAGCCCCTTTTTGGATATCTTTTTGGTACGATTTCAATGACGATCTTCGGTCTCCCAATGCCCCTGG CTGTTGGGATCATGCTAACTTCTTGTGTTAGTGGGGCGCAGCTCTCGAACTATGCCACATTTTTAACAGATCCAGAAATGGCCCCCCTTAGCATCGTCATGACATCTCTGTCCACTGCTTCAGCAGTCTTTGTCACCCCCTTCTTGTCGTTACTACTTATCGGGACCAAGCTGCCCGTTGATGTGAAAGGAATGGTTTCCAATATCCTGCAGATTGTTGTCACTCCTATCGCCACTGGGTTGCTCCTGAATAG ATTCTTTCCTAGAATTTGTACTGCAATTCGTCCGATTCTGCCTCCGCTCTCAGTATTTGTGACGGCTCTCTGTGTTGGAGCGCCACTTGCTATCAACGTCAAGTCAGTGATGTCCCCTTCTGGGATTTCAGTGTTGCTGCTGGTGATTGCATTTCATTTGTCGGCATTCCTTGCTGGATACTGGCTCACCGGTCTAGCTTTTTGTGATTTGCCTGATGTAAAAGCTCTGCAAAGAACACTATCATACGAGACag GCATGCAGAGCAGTCTTTTAGGCCTTGCGCTTGCCAATAAGTTTTTCCAAGACCCTCTCGTCAGCATTCCACCTGCTATTTCT ACTGTGATAATGTCATTGATGGGATTCTCCCTTGTGATGCTGTGGGCTCGAAGGAAAGAACCTGCTGCCCAATGA